Below is a genomic region from Methanobacterium sp..
AACATTTCATGAGCTTTGGAAGATTTAATCCCTTTATCTACACTGGATGCAACAAACCATGCCCTTTCAATCACACTTTCCACTGTCTGGTCTGGGGGAATTATCCCCCCCTGTTCGTAAGATTTAATAAGCTCAAATACTTCCATACGACTTATATTCTGTTCAACAGAGCTTATTGCAAGTCTTGTAAGAACAGGACCATATCCTGCCATTCTTAAAGATGCCCAGATCTGGTCTTCATTTCGGTATCGTCTGCCTTTAATTATCGCTTCAACAGCATCGGCATTTAAATGAGCAATATTCAGTAAATTAGGTCTGGAATATGTGTTTAACCTTTTTGTAATGGTTTCAATATCTCTTTTACCTGGAATATTTCCCTTTTTAATCTCCTTTTTAAGTATTTGCACTGTTGACTTTGGAAGAACTTCTTTCACTTCATCAGATATTTTGAAGTTGTTTTCAATTATTTTTGCCCTTATTTCCCTGCCTGAAATTTTTCCATCAAGTTTCAATTCAGGAATAATATGGAACTTCATTTTTCGCCTGTATTTTTTGTAAAGGAATTCATTAACTGCAAACCAGCGAATAACATTACGATTTGGGAGATTTCGAGGTATACCGCTGAATATTCCTTGTTTTACAAATGATGAAGCATATTTCTGGATTTTATTTGTTGAAACATCTGCTGCATCAACATAATCTGCAACCCCGTCTTCAATCATCATTGCAATACGTATAGGGACAGTGTAAGCAAGTGTCAGACGGTGGTGCAGTTTCTCAATAGGTACGACCCTGTGGGCACCAGCTTTAAGGGCCATTTCACGTCTTGCTTCATAATTTACAAAAAATGGGGCATGATTAGCGCTGTAATCCTTGTTTAGATATATAACAACTTCTCCACCTGTTTTATTTGCTATTTCTCTTCCTTTTTCTATTAATTTAACGTGTCCGTTGTGTACAGGGTCAAAATCAGCGCTAATTCCGATCATGTTTTAATTCTCCTTTTTAAAATAAACATAATTACTTAGTTTTTTCTATTTATCTATATGTCCCTGATTATTATAGGTTGAAAATTTCAATAAAATGAAATAACTTTAATACCACCAAGTACAGAATTAAATATAAATTCTTTTTGAAAAAGAAATTAAAATTCAGCAGTTCTATAGAGAAATTAAAAGTATGGAGAAGACTTAAAATGGTTTCTGCAAAGTTTTATGAAAAATTAATGAAAATTTCCAAGGTAATGGAAGAAAAAGGCGATGGGATCAGTTATATTCGAAATGAAAAAGATAGCTACACCATTGGAACTCGAAAATA
It encodes:
- a CDS encoding adenylyltransferase/cytidyltransferase family protein; this translates as MIGISADFDPVHNGHVKLIEKGREIANKTGGEVVIYLNKDYSANHAPFFVNYEARREMALKAGAHRVVPIEKLHHRLTLAYTVPIRIAMMIEDGVADYVDAADVSTNKIQKYASSFVKQGIFSGIPRNLPNRNVIRWFAVNEFLYKKYRRKMKFHIIPELKLDGKISGREIRAKIIENNFKISDEVKEVLPKSTVQILKKEIKKGNIPGKRDIETITKRLNTYSRPNLLNIAHLNADAVEAIIKGRRYRNEDQIWASLRMAGYGPVLTRLAISSVEQNISRMEVFELIKSYEQGGIIPPDQTVESVIERAWFVASSVDKGIKSSKAHEMFRKGMRDEKPVYVIDAGMHLRSFEVEDLQNRMDASIYVDKNGRLRCQIRTKTRKIKSPLKLPAKHATYLRFLIDSHFIPLRACILKKKEGTRVRIFIGNEVSPPKTI